Sequence from the Rutidosis leptorrhynchoides isolate AG116_Rl617_1_P2 chromosome 3, CSIRO_AGI_Rlap_v1, whole genome shotgun sequence genome:
GGAGGCGGTTGAAAGATCGGCCTTGAGAGGACATTCTCTTCTTAACTTTCCGTAACTGTTGCTCCGTATTTACTTTCTATGACATGATTATTAGGTATACGGTCGATTATTATATATATCAGCATCTCACTTTACTGGCTGCTAAGTTTATGCTTTGTTTTATAATGTCAACTATTATGTCACATTGTATTAAGGCCTCAACTGTTGTTATTTATATTTCAAATGATGTTAATGAGTTTAAGATCTGCTGCTAAATGTTTTACACCAAAACATCAGTTACAGTATTCGTTAACGGACTGATTGTATATCATTTTTTCCGGGTTGTATTAAAAGCTATTTGTAGTTTAGtcctcatttcctattttgtaTTCTATATGGTAAGACACTTGGTTATTCATATTGCTGTAGATGATTTACTTTTCGTTATGTATGCTTGCTTACCTATTCCTTTGCACAGATTTATTTGAATTGGAGTGAAGATGTAGAAAGGAATTATGGTTTTATTCGATTTATCTGCAGGTATTTTcttggtttttaaaaaaaatatttgataGTTTCATGCGTTTATCTTCATTGAGTAGTTGTCTTTATTGATCTATCTGATGATTCAGATTCGTATTTTAGGATGAGGACGTATATGAGGAACTATCCCCGGACATTGATGAAGATGATAAGAATGAGCCACTTGCTGTGGTTGAGTGTGTTGATGAGATTCATGGTTACTACCAGAAACAAGAGGTAATTTTTACGAGTTTATGTTGGAATTCCTATTAGGATCAATAACAATGATATAGTGATGATTTGGAGAAAGCATAAGGAAAACAGTAGCAACTTTCATACCACAACTttcaagttttttaaacctttttgTGATATTTTTCAATTTAACACATTCATCTTTTattccctattattattattattatcttctcaGAGCAACTAAACTATGGTGTCAAATGTTTTGAGAAGTTTATGGGAGTAAACTGTATTTATGTATGTTACAACATCACATGTTGAGTTTACTGTAGTACATTGTTGCCTTAGACAAACATCAAAAGAACTGATCCAATTCAAAAAGAAACCATGTTACCTAAGGAAACAATTACATGTTAAGTTGTCCCTAGCCGTGATTataagtaaaagtcaacaaaattatAAGATCTTCACCCTTTTAATGTTGATACAGGGACACCAtcgaagaaggaaaaaaagattgAAACAACATGTGCACAAGCATGGCATCTACTTTTAAATGTATATATTGAAGATGGCCCACGCTCATGGACCAACATCAACTAATGTTGCCAACATTTATTTGCTGAAAGCATGTAATTTTGATTTTTTTTCTACAACATGCCAGTGTATAACTTTATTTGTTAAAAATTGTAGACAACATAAGAACTTATTATTATGTAATACAGTTTTAGGTCTACCGGATCATATAACGGGTTGGTCGCAGCAACGCGCGACTGACCCACATGCTTGTTACTATCATTAGAGAGCATGTTTTCATTGTTCACCCGATTTTTTTATTGGTTTAATTAGTATATGCTTTAGTGAATATATAGAATTTAATGGCACTCAATCAGTAATGTTGTGTAGCTTGGATGGTTAACGTTACTAACTGTTAAACGGGTGTTCCTGGGTTCGAGTCTGTTTTATCATTATTTTCCCCTTCTTCAGTTTTCCTTTTCTTCTTTATCTAGACCAAACTCTtcattttttcttatattttctcTACTGTCATTTTCATTCGCCTCTTTTTCACCTTCAATTCTTCATTGAAATACAAATACCGTAGAGGACCCAAACGGCAATAATCTTTGCTACAACCACCACAGTCGTCGCTTCTACCGTCTCCTCCTTCACCATCGCCGAAAAGACTGAATATTAGTCAATTTTCCGGTAAAGTAGAAATTAGGGTTTCATGTTACTATCCTCAAACCCTTACCAGTTGTTTTGATTTGGTTTTGGTTATCTCTGACAGCATCTCCAACCCGCATGTTCTTCATATGACCATGGATTTTGCAAAGTAAGTATCTCAGAATTTGAAGTGTGTTAGTTAATCAATTACATTTGGTTTTCTAAAAGTGGCATTATTTTTCTCTGTTTATGTATTAACATCTTTAACTCCAATCACCATGAACCCTAATTACACAATTTCACTCAAATTCTATATTCGTCAGAAAAAGCTTTCAGTTCTTAACAAGACGCTAATCATTCCGTATATTTGTGGCTCAATTTCAATAGTAAGTTATGACTTTTCTGTCATTTTTATGAATTATTTTACATGATTGAAAGCAGGTCATCATTTCTCGAATACCATGTGCAAGTTTTGTTCTTTGTTATAATAACAAATAGCATAGCATGTGTACTTAATGTTAGTAATAGATTTTATTAGGCATATATTTAGTAAAAATCTCAAAGTAGGGGTTTCAATTATCCATACATGGACCGGACCATGCTATACCCGGAGCGACCCGAAACTTGAATTTTCGGAGAAATGATAACAGAGACCAGGATCACTAATATACGGTTTGCAGCTGTATCAGATATCAGATAATGATGTGGTGGATTTACTTTATGAAGGTGCGTACaacattttaataattttttttttttttttttttgccaatgtCACACTGTAAATGTCTATTTTTAAAGTTTTCGTGTTAATTTTATAATGTCATTATAGTGTGTTATGTAGTTTTTTCTGCATTATATGAAATCATAAACGGCCAGAAATTAAATGATTCTTACGGCCGTATCCTCTTTTGACTACTGCGGACAGACCTTATATCGTTTCACGCATATTCCAAATGAAAGTCAAGTGTTTTATCGCATTTTTAAAGAATGAGAAACCGTTTGGTAATACAGAGCATGTATGCTTTTTTCAATCAATTCTTGCTTCTAACCATCACTAAAATATTCTtatttgtttatattttttttgaaaagcaaaaaagaatattattaatattactcgaaTTATAGTATTACAAGTCCCTATATGCTACTATACATTGCTATAGACAATCGAAACAGTCGGAAAAGTGGAATGAGATAAAACTAAATTGGAGAATCTGGAGTGACGTATACTAGCTAACACTATGAGGGAACGAACTTGAGTATTCAAGCGGGGGAGGAGGGCGCAACCGTGCCGATCAAGCGGCGACAAAGTTGACACACAACCAACCCATTTAATCTACCCCACATAGGCTAACCAGAATAACGAACACTACCTGATTAAAACTATCTACATTTTAACCGACACCCGTgcgagatgagggagatgatacaTAGAATGACGGGTTGAGAAGCCATTGGTGCCACTCGATTGGTATTATTTTTTTTGAACGGTTTGAAATCCAACTAAAACTTTGGGTTTGTATTTCAGAAATTATTGCTGCGGGATTCCATATTTTTCCGGAAAAGATCTTCAGGTTTCTGTGTTTCCATATAATGTAACACGTGATCCATTTAGTAGCTTGCCAAAGGGACGAACCGGTTGAGTTATATGTGAAGCCTTGATCGGTGATGGTGGCTTCGTTGATGTTAGATATAAATGCGCTGTTTTGATTCCACCAGTCGAGAATTTGTGACCAAATTGGAGACACTTTTTGACAATTTACCAATGTATGTTCAGTGGTTTCGATATGATGCTCGCATAAGGGACATAAGATCGTATCGAGGTCAATTCCTTTTTTATCAAGTTCACTTCTAACAGGGATTTTTTGCTGGGTCACCCTCCATAGGAAGATGAAGACCTTTTGTGGAACGTATTTGTTGCGAGTTATTGACAGGTTTCTTGAATTTGCACCAGATTTCAGAGTATTGATCAGATTTGACATTGTTGATGTAGTGAAGATTCCGGATGCGTCGAGGGAGAATTTCCATGAGTCAGGGCAATCTGAAATATTTACAGAAGTTATAAGATTATTAAGTTCCGTGAGTTCATCCAATGCGCGGCCACTAGGAGGTCTGGACCAGTCCCAGTTTCCAGTCGAAGTGGAATTACTACGCAGTATTCTTTCAGCTACGGTTGCTTCTTTTTGGGATTCCAACATGAATAATCTATGGAATGATGTTTTTAAGTTCTCAGTTCCGATCCATATATCATTCCAAAAACTAATTGAAGTGCCATTCCCGATGCGCTTTGAAATTGAGGAAGTGAAGGATGTGCCTACGTTGTCCGCAGTTTTTCCGGCTTTGATAATTTCTTTCCAAATGGTTcgacctgaaatgttcctgcaCAAGATGTTAGTatccaacccccccccccccccccccccccccggcccATAAATGCTTTTGATTATTTTTACCCATAATGCGTTGTTTTCATTTTTAAAGCGCCACCACCACTTACAAAGTAGTGATATGTTTTTAGCAAAAAGGGATCCCACGTTTAAGCCCCCGCATTCGTAAGGTAAGATTATTTGGTCCCATTTAatccaattaattttattatcatttgaAGAACCTCCCCAGAAAAATTTCCGCCTTTTAGATTCGAGAACCTTAAGGATAGCGGATGGTGCGTGGAATAAGGAGAAGTAGTATAAAGGGATACTGCTTAGAATAGATTTGATTATCGTAAGACGGCCTCCGAATGAAATGGATTTGGCAGCCCAATCCGTTAGTCTTTTATCGAATTTTTCAACGATTGGTTGCCAAGACGAAAAGTGTGAAGTGGGGACTCCGATAGGGAGTCCGAGGTAAGTAAAAGGGGTAGATCCAGCAGAGCAGTTAATGTACTGAGCCATTTGCTCGGTTTCGATCAGAGAGGTACCGATACCGTAGAGCTTGCTTTTGCGGAAATTAACTTTGAGCCCCGAAATATTTTCAAAGCACTTAAGGAGTTTGGAGATGTGTTTTGCGTTTCGTTTAGACCACTCACCGAAGAAGATTGTATCGTCTGCATACTGAAGGTGTGTGATAGTGAGATTATCATGTCCGATTTTTAACCCTTGCAAATGACCATTGGCTAATGCTCTTTTGACAAGTATGTTAAGACCTTCAGCAACAATGATGAATAGGAACGGCGATATGGGATCACCTTGTCGGATTCCCCTTTCGGGAGAGAATTCTTTGGTGGGAGACCCGTTAATTAAGACCGATATAGACGATGAGGAAAGACATGCCCGGATGAAACCAATCCATTTTAAACCAAAACCCATAGATTGCATGGTTTTAAATAGAAAGTCCCATTCAATGCAATCGAAtgctttttcaaaatcaactttaaagattaggcctttttgttttttacgttttaattcatCTATTATTTCGTTTGCAATTAGGACACTATCAAGGATGTTGCGGCCTTTGAGGAAAGCAGTTTGTTCAGATCCTATGACTTTATGGATGACCTTTGCAAGGCGATTGGAGAGTATTTTGGTGAGGATTTTATAATAGCTACCTATTAGACATATTGGTCGATATTCATTTAGTTCAATTGGATTAGATTTTTTCGGAATTAAGGTGAAGAAGGAAGCATTACAACCTCTGGAGATTTCCGCGTTTGTCCAGAACCAATCTAGACAATTAATTAGGTCGTTTTTTATCAGTTCCCAATGTTTTTTGAAGAATTTCATGTTGAAGCCATCCGGGCCGGGAGCTTTGGAACTATCACAGTTACCTATGGCTTCCCATATTTCTGTTTCATTAAATTTAGCTTCTAATAGTTGATTGTCTAAAGAGGTGATGTAATCGAGATGTGGTACATTGTCGAAGGGGCATTCGTCACGAAGATGTTTGGAAAGGAAGACGTTTTTAAAGTaagaatatgcttcttgttttattAGATTAGGATCTTCAGACCATGTTCCATTGATTGACAGGCCGTGGATGTTGTTTTTACATGTTCTTTTTTTAatataattgtgaaaatattttgaaTTTTCATCACCTTCAAGCGCCcatttgattctggatttttgtttaagcatgtttattttctttttttctttgacAGTTTGCTGCATTTTTTCATCGATCCATTTTTGTTTTTCCGATTCAGATAATGGTCTGGTTTCGGCAGTTTGTTCCCAATTATTACATTCAGAAATATGATCTCGGATTTGTGAGTCAATGTTATCAAGTTGAATACTATGTTTTTTGAGCTCCATTTTTACGTTTTTTAATTTATTACGGAAGATGCAGTCTGGCCTATTACCAGTAGTCGGAATCGACCAGGCTCTTTCAATGACAATGTCGGCATCTTTAAGGTCGAGCCATGTGTCAAAAACACGTATTGGTTTAGGGCCTGAATCGAGGAGGTTATTTCTTAGAATGATAGGACAGTGATCGGAAAGATCACGATCAAGAGTTTTGGAGGATGTATTGGGCCAGATGGTGAAAATGCTATCAGAGACAAGGAATCGGTCAAGTTTACTGAATTTCATTATTTTCTCACATATCCTTGTGAATCTTTTTCCACCTAATGGAAGATCAATTAATCCGGAGTTATTtatgaaattattaaaattatctgcCCAATGTTGATTGCAATCTGTATTCATGCGTTCTGTTTTGTTTCTTACTTCATTAAAGTCACCAAAGACAATGTGTGGAATGTTAAGAGAGTTAATGAGAGATGAGAGTTCGTTCCAGAGTCTTAGTTTTTTTGAGGAAGAATGAGGACCATATACATTAATGAAAGCAATTTCAGAAACATGCCCTGCCCATGTTCCGCGTATTGCTAAGAAGAATTCGCCCTCAATCGCATAATTGAACGAAAAGATATTAGTATCCCAAATAGTTAAGATACCACCGGAAGCACCAACCGAGTCCTTTTGGACGAATTTAAAATCAGAATTACCCCAGAAAGATTCAATGGTGTTATCACCTGTTTGTCCGCATTTGGTTTCTTGTAGACCTAAAATCGTTGGTTTTTCTTTGTTGCAGATACGTTTTAGCCAACTTATTTTACCCGTTTGTCCAATACCCCGAATATTTAAAGAAATTGTACACATGAGAAAAAGACTTACAAATATCGATGTGAAGGAGGATGGATTCATTGGAGGTTGCGTCGAATCCCGATGCATTTCCCGAATTCAAACGTGTCTAAACTTTTGCTGGAGGTGGAGCCTGATTTATTATTCTTTTTGTTACGCGTCGTGTCTATGTGAGCTCCCTTCGAGTAGCCGGATGTGTTACTTCCACCATTAGACGAGGATTTATTACGTTTAGCTAGATGTGAAATTCTGAGTTTTTGCCCACTTCTTGCTAGGTGTTTCATATAAAGCATATTGGATCTAGGTCGTTTTATGTCCGGTTTTTGTAGGGTGTTTTTTGGGTTAGGAATAGGCTTGGCAGTGGTATTGGATAATTTCCTCTTTTTTGATATTGCAATATCCGAAAATAGTAGAGGTTCAAGGTTAAAAGGGTCGGAATTTGTTTGTTGCGTGGCGTTTGGGGCGGGCATAAAGGTTAAAGGTGATTTGGTATGAGAGTTTAAGGGTGAGTCATGAGTGGGGTCGGTTGGATTTTGAGTAGTGTGGGGGTCAGCTAAGTGCTCAGTATGTTCGAGTGTGTCACTATTGAGTGAGTTTACTGTTTCATTTATATCATTCTGTATGGAATCATTGGGTATATCGTTACCCGTAATATCCTTAGAGGGTATTGGGCTAGTAACCGAGACAGCGTGTACTTGGGCTTCATGAATTTTTGAGTCCATGGTAGTTGGGCTGATGCAGACTGTTTCGGGGGTATCAGGTACTTGGGCTTCAGGAATTTTTGAGTCCATGTTAGTTGGGCTGAAGCAGGCTGTTTCGGGGGTATCTGGTAATTTTGTTGTTTTGGGGCTGGTGTCGGCTATATCAGATATAGGGGTATGGGTAACAGAAGGTGTAGGCTTTGTGGTGTTTAGTTTCGATGGGTTTGAGGAGGTGGTGTAAGGTATATTGGAGTTGAAATCAGGGATGGGTGGTGGTTCGTTTGAGTCATTATCGGTTGGAGGTTGAGGTGGCTGGCGAGATTGGTTATGAGCTATGTTTTCAAAATGAAGGGTATTCATACGTTTTGAGGAGTTGGTAGATGTTTGATTAGCCGGAGAACTATCACTTTGTGGGTGCGTGAATCCAATATTTTTGGCGTAGGTGTTCTTTTCATCAATTCCTTCAACCCGGTTTTCGCAATCTAAATGTGACTCTTCGTCTGAGATATGTCCATCCGAGAGGCTATCGGCTTCCCAATTTGACGAGTCATCAATATCACCGTATGGATTAAACATAGAAAAGTTTTGAACCTCAATGATATATGCTTTAGTCTGATTAATGTCACCGGGATTGATAATAGCTTGTCCATTTATCGGTGAGAAGTTGTTTGTTTTGACAATTACCGAACCGTGAGATAAATCTTGATTGTTCTCATTTGTTATTGAGCAATTAAACGTTTCAATTACTTCACCCCAATTTTTGGCAATGTCAATGAAGGTGGATTCTAGCCAACAATTAATGGGAACCCCAAATATGTTAATATAAGCGAGTCTACCGGAGGATTTATATATTTCAGGGTCCCATGGATTAATATCCTCTAGCCAATTCCATAGTGGGTGATCCGAGTTGTTAATCAAATCAAGGGCCGGGTTGGATTCCTCAAATATAAGCATTAGATCATGCCCGCCTAGATATTTGATAGTAAACCCACTAAGGATTTCACTTTCACATATCTCGCTAAAATATTCCAAGTATTCAAGGTCTTTGACCTTTGCAATTACCGCTTGACCAAGTATTTGAATAAGTTCATCATTAGAGTTTACCTTAATCGAAGGGATGCTTTCGTTCGAGGCCGGCTTGTTGAGGATCACATCTTTGAATTTTCTGTCATCCACATGAGAAGTAAAGGCTGACTTGACATTGTTTCTTGTACCAGAATTCGATTTGTTGGGATGTGCATCAGGTTTCTTTCTTTCAGAATCATGAGCCAAGTAAACTTTGAGAAGATTATCACCTGCAACTATAAGACTAAGCCTTCTTGCGAGAGATTCTTTGTGATATGGAGGGACATCTAAGAACCGAACAAAACCAAACTTTCTTCCATTTTTCAGTGTCTTCTTAGGTATATAGACTTCATGAATATTACCATATCTTTTGAATATGTCCCAGAAGTCTATGGAGCACCAATTGTCAGGAAAGTTATGGAAGAGGTAAGAAGTTATTCTTGACTTATCAATTGGGATCGGGTTTGGGTTTGTATTGGATTTAACCGAATCAGAGCTAGGGATCCCGAACCGTTTGACAAGATTAATGGCAGATTCACGATATTTAAAATTGTTATAGATTTGATTATAAGATGAATTCAACTTTGACGTAAACTGAGAGGTTTTTGTTTTAGGGTTCGCCTGCTGAGATGGGTATCGACTAGGGTTTGGATTGTTAGAATAGCTTGCAGCATTAAGGTTCGTAAAAATTGAAGGTTTGCTATTAGGGTTTGCAGACTTAGGGTTGCTGTGTAAGGGAGGATTAGGGTTTGAAGATGACGGGTTCAAAAGTGGGAATTCATCTGCGATAGGCGTTGCTGATTGGCAATCAATCTGACGTTTCCCGTTTCTATCAATCTTAACCCAGATCCCGACGTTATCGGGTTGATATTTGATGCCGTTTATCATATTAGTAGATCTGGATTGTGTATAGTTTTTCTTCGATGATGGTATACCAGGTGTGAAAGGGGAAGTGGGAATAGAATacattatgatgatgatgaaaaagacAGCAAAGAAAACAAGAAAAGTGGAATAACAGTAAAAATAAACAAGATCGGCGAGATTGATTACCGGAATTTGGCCGGGAATTGTAAGAGTTGCCGGAGAGAGAAAGAGCAAAGAGAGAGCATTTTTTATATGCATGTTTCAAAGCTGATACTTCATGTGTATATCATTCTTATTGGTAGCATATATTTATAAGTTTACCGATTATTAGGTTATAACTCATTAGACTACATTTAGTTTATTTACATTCTTTGTTGATCTAATATCTGAACCTGCAAATCACACATTCTACTTTGGACCACATTGTTTCATACTTTTGGTAATTCAGGAGATCAAGTTAAATAAAGAAAAAATTGTGCCATTGGTCCCTAAAGTTTGCACGAAATTGCACCGATGACCTTAAAGTTTTAATTTGACGTAGATGACCTCAAAGTTTCAATTCATTTCAATTGAAATCCTGCACACAAATGGCGTTAGATATATGTGTGTGTCACCCTCACGTGCTACCTATGTGAGGGTATATTGGTCTTCTAGCAGCCTAACGGTCACATGGCCAATATAAAAGTCACGTCCCTTTGTTCATTCTCAAATATCCCCAATTCAATTTTCATAAACTCTAAAAAAAAAACTAGCCCCAATTACCCTAATAAAAAAATAGTTCGTTGTTGGTGTGGAGCTGAATGTGTGATTAAAACGTCATGGACAGCAAGAAATCTAGGTCTTCGTTTTCATGGATGCccaatttgtgacgacccggaaatttccgaccaaatttaaacttaatctatatatggtttcggcacgataagcaaagtctattaaaccgagtctcaaaatttttgaactgtttacatggattcatttaaccattgactactctcgatgattcacgaactattgtctgtaaataaatatataaatatatttataaatataaatataagagtatatataataatttacataaataaaaaaataaaaaaaataaaaaaatacactttaattaattagGATTAGAAATGTAAAattaataaacaaaataattaagtacaattaaaatgattatatatatataaacatgtatatgatattattatgaaactatatgtatatatatatatatatatatgattcctattaataattagtactatattgtaatatatatatatatatatatataaaatatataaatatccaatatctaataaatgttgtcatagaatatataatataattaatcaattgtattatattaaagtataagtttgaatataattgttatattatcattattgttaatattaatattattatttttattattaatattaatattttttatgtaatatatatatatatatatatatatatatatatatatatatatatatatatatatatataaaatttgatttatacAAGttggtatattattattaatattattattattattattattattattattattattattataactaataagactattattgtcattttttaagtaataatattattatttattattactagtctctttattaataatatgattattatcaataagattattattagtattattaataatattaatacaataatattagttaattataaaaattaggaatttaatatttaaatacaaatatataaacaaaatatataaattcagatatatataaatatacatatatataaaatacgattatatttatatatataaatacatatatagataaatatatataaatactgatatacaTACATATTAATACGTATCATTGATCATAGAATCCAAATTCAGTTTCAAATTCTTGTTAACTGTATATGATTTTGTCTATATCATTAAAATTCAtttcatatgtagtgacccgaacttttccatgtttatatatattaaatgaaattgttatctacatgattaaatgtttccaacatgttaagcaatcaaacttgttaagacttgattaattgaaataagtttcatatagacaattgatcacccaagttgaccggcgattcacgaacgttacaaaattgtaaaaactacatgttgtggtatatatatagacatatatatatggttgacataagattatgatgagtaagtatctcactaagtatattaacaatgggtgatatacataagaaatgagattactaagttaagaaactcgaaatgatatatataacgattatcgttatgataacgtctactaaatacatatgtatcatattaagatattgatacactatatttaacatgataaaatgatatttaaatatatcattaagtgtgttaacaatgaactacatatgtaaaagcaagactactaactcaagaattgcgaaacgagacttatatgtaacgattatcgttgtaacgacatttaaatgtatatatatcatattaatatatattaatatatcataatatcatgataatataataatttaacatctcattagatataataaacattgggttaacaacatttaacaagatcgttaacttaaaggtttcaaatcaacatttacatgtaacgactaacgatgacttaacgactcagttaaaatgtatatacatgtagtgttttaatatgtattcatacacttttgaaacaattcaagacacatatcaaagtacttctacttaacaaaaatgcttacaattacatcctcgttcagtttcatcaacaattctactagtatgcatccgtattcgtactcatataatacacagcttttagatgtatgtactattggtatatacactccaatgatcagctcttagcagcccatgtgagtcacctaacacatgtgggaaccatcatttggcaactagcatgaaatatctcataaaattacaaaaatattagtaatcattcatgacttatttacatgaaaacaaaattacatatcctttatatctaatccatataccaacgaccaaaaacacctacaaacactttcattcttcaattttcttcatctaattgatctctctcaagttccatcttcaagttctaagtgttcttcataaatttcataagtatagtttcataaaaattaagaatacttctaagtttgcaagtctacttccaagctttctaatccattccaagtaatcatctaagatcaaggaacctttgttatttacagtaggttatctttctaattcaaggtaatattcatattcaaactttgattcaatttctacaactataacaatcttatttcgagtgaaaatcttacttgaattgttttcgtgtcatgattctgtttcaagaactttcaagccatccaaggatcctttgaagctagatccatttttctcatttccagtagttttacccagaaaacttgaggtagtaatgatgttcataacatcattcgattcatacatataaagctatcttattcgaaggtttaaacttgtaatcattagaacatagtttagttaattctaaacttgttcgcaaacaaaagttaatccttctaacttgacttttaaaatcaactaaacacatgttctatatctatatgatatgctaacttaatgatttaaaacctggaaacacgatgaacaccataaaatcggatatacgccgtcgtagtgaaacctggggttgttttggtttggataattaaaaactatgataaactttgatttaaaagttgttcttctgggaaaatgatttttcatattgaacatgaaactatatccaaaaatcaaggttaaactcaaagtggaagtatgttttctaaaatggtcatctagacgtcgttctttcgactgaaatgactacctttacaaaaatgacttgtaacatatatttccgactataaacctatactttttctgtttagattcataaaataaagttcaatatgaaaccatatcaatttgattcactcaaaacggatttaaaatgaagaagttatgggtaaaacaagattggatatttttgatctttttagcta
This genomic interval carries:
- the LOC139899672 gene encoding uncharacterized protein — translated: MCTISLNIRGIGQTGKISWLKRICNKEKPTILGLQETKCGQTGDNTIESFWGNSDFKFVQKDSVGASGGILTIWDTNIFSFNYAIEGEFFLAIRGTWAGHVSEIAFINVYGPHSSSKKLRLWNELSSLINSLNIPHIVFGDFNEVRNKTERMNTDCNQHWADNFNNFINNSGLIDLPLGGKRFTRICEKIMKFSKLDRFLVSDSIFTIWPNTSSKTLDRDLSDHCPIILRNNLLDSGPKPIRVFDTWLDLKDADIVIERAWSIPTTGNRPDCIFRNKLKNVKMELKKHSIQLDNIDSQIRDHISECNNWEQTAETRPLSESEKQKWIDEKMQQTVAIIKSSPKYSPIALQRSSIKS